A genome region from Deltaproteobacteria bacterium includes the following:
- a CDS encoding magnesium transporter, with protein GEHYILVGLTVAMSLIGVVTFGTLAGSLLPFVLRRLGFDPASASAPFVATLVDVTGLIIYFTTASAILRGTLL; from the coding sequence GGCGAGCACTACATCCTCGTCGGCCTCACCGTGGCGATGTCGCTGATCGGCGTCGTGACGTTCGGGACGCTTGCCGGATCGCTTTTGCCGTTTGTGCTGCGCCGGCTCGGCTTCGACCCCGCAAGCGCCAGCGCGCCCTTCGTCGCCACGCTCGTCGACGTGACCGGGCTGATCATCTACTTCACGACCGCGAGCGCTATCTTGCGGGGAACACTGCTTTAA
- a CDS encoding amidase (catalyzes the hydrolysis of a monocarboxylic acid amid to form a monocarboxylate and ammonia), translating into MKWITMAAALAVLPLSARAQQAPTNLNEATVAQLQSMMASGQLTSVALTNYYIKRIIALDQNGPGVNSVIELNPDALAMAKTADQRRATGNVLGPLHGIPVLLKDNIDTGDKMQTSAGSFALVGEPAVRDSTVAANLRAGGAVILGKTNLSEWANFRSFESVSGWSGRGGQTNNPYGINRNACGSSSGSAAAASANFTAISFGSETDGSIVCPANANGVVGIKPTVGLTSRAGVVPISHTQDTVGPHGRTVADAAAALGVAQSRTFDGRDPATGGVPLGWQGVPGRTRPKNIPTDYTQFLNPTGLKGARLGLTRGGLGGFDPFVPTPQPVVDAFEASFAALTAGGATVIDLDAAGFTFASADGEFLVLCFDFRNDLKAYFATRVGVPVAGGTLDTAIAFNNAHAAEEMPFFNQDIFEFCNSLATGPDDPQPAFGGLTYNQALAIDHNAGVNGIDAAIAQFHLDAVVSATDNPAWATDLVFGDHFIFGTSGLAAGPGYPIVQVPASMVFGVPMGISFFGTAFSEPTLIKLASGFEAFTQIRANNLPTFAETVPFNNIQGTTLAPPHRRAAPPPTGKKGRTPKHL; encoded by the coding sequence ATGAAATGGATAACGATGGCCGCGGCGCTCGCCGTTCTGCCCCTGTCCGCGCGTGCGCAACAAGCCCCAACCAACCTGAACGAAGCGACGGTCGCGCAACTCCAGTCGATGATGGCATCCGGCCAGCTCACCTCGGTGGCGCTGACCAACTACTACATCAAGCGGATCATCGCGCTGGACCAGAACGGGCCCGGCGTAAACTCGGTGATCGAGCTGAATCCCGACGCGCTGGCGATGGCCAAGACCGCCGATCAGAGGCGCGCCACCGGCAACGTGCTGGGGCCGCTCCACGGCATCCCGGTGCTGCTGAAAGACAACATCGACACCGGCGACAAGATGCAGACCAGCGCGGGATCGTTCGCGCTGGTGGGGGAGCCGGCAGTACGTGACTCGACCGTGGCCGCGAACCTGCGCGCCGGCGGGGCGGTGATCCTGGGCAAGACCAACCTGTCCGAGTGGGCGAACTTCCGCTCCTTCGAGTCGGTCAGCGGATGGTCGGGGCGCGGCGGCCAGACGAACAATCCCTATGGCATCAATCGCAACGCCTGCGGCTCCAGCTCCGGCTCGGCCGCCGCGGCCTCCGCCAACTTTACCGCCATCTCCTTCGGCTCTGAGACCGACGGCAGCATCGTCTGCCCCGCCAACGCCAATGGCGTTGTCGGCATCAAGCCCACCGTCGGCCTCACCAGCCGCGCGGGCGTAGTCCCGATCTCCCACACACAGGACACGGTCGGCCCGCACGGGCGCACCGTCGCCGACGCGGCCGCAGCGCTGGGAGTGGCCCAGAGCCGCACCTTCGACGGTCGCGATCCGGCAACCGGCGGCGTTCCGCTCGGCTGGCAAGGCGTCCCCGGCAGGACGCGTCCGAAGAACATCCCTACCGACTACACCCAGTTCCTCAATCCCACCGGGCTGAAGGGCGCGCGGCTGGGCCTCACCCGCGGCGGGCTGGGCGGCTTCGATCCGTTCGTGCCCACGCCGCAGCCGGTGGTCGATGCGTTCGAGGCGTCCTTCGCCGCGCTCACCGCGGGCGGAGCGACGGTGATCGACCTCGATGCCGCCGGCTTCACCTTCGCCTCCGCTGACGGCGAGTTCCTGGTCCTCTGTTTCGACTTCCGCAACGACCTGAAGGCGTACTTTGCCACCCGCGTCGGCGTGCCGGTGGCGGGGGGCACGCTGGATACCGCCATCGCCTTCAACAATGCCCACGCGGCCGAGGAGATGCCGTTCTTCAACCAGGACATCTTCGAGTTCTGCAACTCGCTCGCGACCGGCCCCGACGATCCGCAGCCCGCATTCGGCGGCTTGACGTACAATCAGGCGCTGGCCATCGACCACAACGCGGGCGTGAACGGGATCGACGCGGCGATCGCCCAGTTCCATCTCGATGCGGTGGTGAGCGCGACCGACAACCCGGCCTGGGCCACCGATCTCGTCTTCGGCGACCACTTCATCTTCGGGACTTCGGGCCTCGCGGCGGGCCCGGGCTACCCCATCGTGCAGGTGCCGGCGTCGATGGTGTTCGGCGTGCCGATGGGCATCAGCTTTTTCGGCACGGCCTTCAGTGAGCCGACCCTGATCAAGTTGGCGTCAGGGTTCGAGGCGTTCACGCAGATCCGGGCGAACAACCTGCCGACGTTTGCGGAGACGGTGCCGTTCAACAATATCCAAGGCACCACGCTGGCGCCGCCGCACCGCCGCGCCGCCCCCCCGCCGACCGGCAAGAAGGGCCGCACGCCGAAGCACTTGTAG
- a CDS encoding DNA starvation/stationary phase protection protein codes for METNPVVTALRREQASALVLYLNYKKFHWLTFGPHFRDYHLLFGEHADQVLESVDELAERALMIDGKPIADPAQYLPASFVEPSQGERGVKQMVEEAIAAHDKVIRAMHDDAEVATKAGDIGTADLFTRLVQVHQKQRWFLKEIARQER; via the coding sequence ATGGAGACGAACCCCGTTGTGACCGCGTTGCGGCGCGAGCAGGCGAGCGCGCTGGTCCTCTACCTCAACTACAAAAAGTTCCATTGGCTGACGTTCGGGCCGCACTTCCGCGACTACCACCTGCTGTTCGGGGAGCACGCCGACCAGGTTCTGGAAAGCGTCGACGAGCTGGCCGAGCGCGCCTTGATGATCGATGGCAAGCCGATCGCCGATCCGGCGCAGTATCTGCCCGCCTCGTTCGTGGAGCCTTCGCAGGGCGAGCGCGGCGTGAAGCAGATGGTCGAGGAGGCCATCGCCGCGCACGACAAGGTGATCCGGGCCATGCACGACGATGCCGAGGTCGCCACCAAGGCCGGCGACATCGGCACCGCCGATCTCTTCACCCGTCTCGTTCAGGTGCACCAGAAGCAGCGCTGGTTCCTGAAGGAGATCGCGCGCCAGGAGCGCTGA
- the boxB gene encoding benzoyl-CoA 2,3-epoxidase subunit BoxB: protein MAQSLETIPNNVDLGSDRRLQRALEQWQPNFLSWWKEVGPEGFQAHKVYLRTAISVEPNGWAHFDFVRMPEYRWGIFLDPKQERKIGFGDNEGQPVWDEVPGEHRNALRRIIVTQADTEPASVEQQRLLGKTCPSMYDLRNIFQVNVEEGRHLWAMVYLLHRYFGRDGREEADELLARRSGSGDKPRILNTFNEPIDDWLSFFMFTMFTDRDGKYQLSALAQSGFDPLARTTRFMLTEEAHHMFVGETGVDRVVQRCADLMAAGKDPRKEHAVPFELIQKYINFWFSLSLDLFGGEVSSNAADFFASGLKGRFREDTLDEHKAVGQTYRMEVPEGGTLVEQQVPLRNAMNEVLRDEYVKDCQRGVDRWNKTLQKAGVTGMTLRLPHRRFHRSVGPCAGLFFDPDGKPIPEAEFKAHEPEWLPTAEDRAFVKSLMHPVVEAGKMASWVAAPSKGINGRPIEFEYVKPPDA from the coding sequence GTGGCACAGTCTCTCGAGACCATCCCGAACAACGTCGACCTCGGCTCGGATCGCCGCCTGCAGCGCGCGCTGGAGCAGTGGCAGCCCAACTTCCTCTCCTGGTGGAAGGAAGTGGGTCCCGAAGGCTTCCAGGCGCACAAGGTCTATCTGCGCACCGCGATCAGCGTGGAGCCCAATGGCTGGGCCCACTTCGACTTCGTCCGCATGCCCGAGTACCGATGGGGCATCTTCCTCGACCCGAAGCAGGAGAGAAAGATCGGCTTCGGCGACAATGAGGGTCAGCCGGTGTGGGACGAAGTCCCGGGCGAGCACCGCAACGCGCTCCGCCGGATCATCGTCACCCAGGCCGACACCGAGCCCGCCTCCGTAGAACAGCAGCGGCTCCTGGGGAAGACCTGCCCCTCGATGTACGACCTGCGCAACATCTTCCAGGTGAACGTCGAGGAGGGCCGCCACCTCTGGGCCATGGTCTACCTGCTGCACCGATACTTCGGGCGCGACGGCCGCGAGGAGGCCGACGAGCTGCTCGCCCGCCGTTCGGGCAGCGGCGACAAGCCGCGGATCCTCAACACCTTCAACGAGCCGATTGACGACTGGCTCAGCTTCTTCATGTTCACGATGTTCACGGACCGCGACGGCAAGTACCAGCTCTCGGCATTGGCGCAGAGCGGGTTCGACCCGCTCGCGCGCACCACCCGGTTCATGCTCACCGAGGAGGCGCACCACATGTTCGTCGGTGAGACCGGCGTCGACCGCGTGGTGCAGCGCTGCGCGGATCTGATGGCGGCCGGCAAGGATCCGCGCAAGGAGCACGCGGTGCCCTTCGAGCTGATCCAGAAGTACATCAACTTCTGGTTCTCCCTCTCGCTCGACCTGTTCGGCGGCGAGGTCTCCTCCAACGCCGCCGACTTCTTCGCCTCGGGACTCAAGGGCCGCTTTCGCGAGGACACGCTGGATGAGCACAAGGCCGTCGGCCAGACCTACCGGATGGAGGTGCCGGAGGGCGGCACGCTCGTCGAGCAGCAGGTGCCGCTGCGCAACGCGATGAACGAGGTCCTGCGCGACGAGTACGTCAAGGACTGCCAGCGCGGCGTCGATCGCTGGAACAAGACCCTGCAGAAGGCCGGCGTGACCGGAATGACGCTGCGCCTGCCGCACCGGCGCTTCCATCGCAGCGTGGGGCCGTGCGCTGGGCTCTTCTTCGATCCGGACGGCAAGCCGATCCCGGAAGCCGAGTTCAAGGCCCACGAGCCCGAGTGGCTGCCGACGGCCGAGGATCGCGCCTTCGTGAAGTCGCTCATGCACCCGGTGGTGGAGGCGGGGAAGATGGCGTCCTGGGTCGCCGCTCCCTCGAAGGGGATCAACGGCAGGCCCATCGAGTTCGAGTACGTGAAGCCGCCCGACGCCTGA
- a CDS encoding benzoyl-CoA-dihydrodiol lyase, protein MDTSAAVPKLSFDTNPSKYRHWALAVDGEIARLTMKVEPFGGAKTEIELKSNSYDMSVDIELADAIQRLRFEHPSVKCCVITSAHDKIFCAGANIYMLASSTHPFKVNFCKYTNETRLAIEDASQNSGVRFLAACNGATAGGGYELALACDDIILVDDGSSTVALPEVPLLAVLPGTGGLTRVVDKRKVRRDLADAFSTLAEGVKGKRAVEWGLVDAVVPRSKFADTIAQRARDLAAKAPKVDRGPGIQLDPIGDYRHVSLQINDKTRIAELTVRAPAGDVPRTAAEAMAKGAQGWALRMARELDHAMLRLRFEHENVGLVIVRTEGDRAKAHAVGELLAGPEKDAWILRETRLLLARALRRMDVTARSFFAVVDEKSCFSGPLFELLLACDRSYVLDKDGVEVWPGSLSSGALPGWNGISRLETRFLGDPQRAQKIVAAGKEGPIDGATANKLGLATVFADDIDFEEELRVAVEERASLSPDALTGMEQNYRFAGPETLATKIFGRLSAWQNWIFIRPNATGERGALTMYGKPERPQFDYRRT, encoded by the coding sequence ATGGACACGAGTGCCGCCGTCCCGAAGCTGTCGTTCGATACCAATCCCTCGAAGTACCGCCACTGGGCGCTCGCCGTGGACGGCGAGATCGCCCGCCTGACCATGAAGGTGGAGCCCTTCGGCGGCGCAAAGACCGAGATCGAGCTGAAGAGCAACAGCTACGACATGAGCGTCGACATCGAGCTCGCCGACGCCATCCAGCGGCTGCGCTTCGAGCACCCCTCCGTGAAGTGCTGCGTGATCACCAGCGCCCACGACAAGATCTTCTGCGCCGGCGCCAACATCTACATGCTCGCGTCCAGCACGCATCCCTTCAAGGTCAACTTCTGCAAGTACACGAACGAGACGCGCCTCGCGATCGAGGACGCCTCGCAGAACAGCGGCGTCCGCTTTCTCGCCGCCTGCAACGGTGCCACCGCCGGCGGCGGATACGAGTTGGCGCTGGCGTGCGACGACATCATCCTGGTCGACGACGGCTCCTCCACGGTGGCGCTGCCCGAGGTGCCGCTGCTCGCCGTCCTCCCCGGGACCGGCGGGCTCACCCGCGTCGTCGACAAGCGCAAGGTCCGCCGGGACCTGGCGGACGCGTTCTCCACGCTCGCCGAGGGCGTCAAGGGCAAGCGCGCGGTCGAGTGGGGACTGGTGGACGCGGTGGTTCCGCGGAGCAAGTTCGCGGACACCATCGCCCAACGCGCTCGCGATCTTGCGGCCAAGGCACCGAAGGTGGACCGCGGACCGGGGATCCAGCTCGACCCCATCGGCGACTACCGGCACGTGAGCCTGCAGATCAACGACAAGACGCGGATCGCGGAACTGACCGTGCGCGCACCCGCAGGCGACGTTCCAAGGACCGCCGCGGAAGCCATGGCCAAGGGCGCGCAAGGATGGGCGCTGCGCATGGCGCGCGAGCTGGACCACGCGATGCTGCGGCTGCGGTTCGAGCACGAGAACGTGGGCCTGGTCATCGTCCGGACGGAGGGTGACCGGGCGAAGGCGCACGCCGTGGGCGAGCTGCTGGCGGGGCCGGAGAAGGACGCGTGGATCCTGCGTGAAACCCGACTGCTCCTGGCGCGCGCCCTGCGCCGCATGGACGTGACCGCGCGCAGCTTCTTCGCCGTGGTGGACGAGAAGTCCTGCTTCAGCGGTCCGCTCTTCGAGCTCCTGCTCGCGTGCGACCGCAGCTACGTCCTCGACAAGGACGGCGTCGAAGTGTGGCCGGGTTCGCTTTCCTCCGGCGCCCTCCCCGGCTGGAACGGCATCTCCCGGCTGGAGACGCGCTTTCTCGGCGACCCGCAGCGGGCCCAGAAGATCGTCGCCGCCGGCAAGGAAGGACCGATCGACGGCGCCACCGCGAACAAGCTCGGCCTCGCCACCGTGTTCGCCGACGACATCGACTTCGAGGAGGAGCTGCGCGTGGCCGTGGAGGAGCGCGCCTCCCTCAGCCCCGACGCGCTCACCGGCATGGAGCAGAACTACCGTTTCGCCGGTCCGGAGACCCTCGCCACCAAGATCTTCGGCCGCCTCTCCGCCTGGCAGAACTGGATCTTCATCCGCCCCAACGCGACGGGCGAGCGCGGCGCACTCACCATGTACGGCAAGCCGGAACGCCCGCAGTTCGATTACCGGAGGACCTGA
- a CDS encoding helix-turn-helix domain-containing protein, producing MHYTAHMTPEHQVLLSAVGAAVRRLRDDRAMTRRDLAERSGVSERFLAELESGQGNISVARLQDVARALGSSAGELLFAAQHERTGRGVVALVGLRGAGKSTIGRALASRLRVPFVELDALVEKDAGLALEAIFQLHGEAYYRRLAREVLTRFLAETDAAVLATGGGIVTDPGSFKLLQKRCRTVWLQATPEEHWRRVLEQGDVRPGAANPQAQVELRALLKAREPLYAQAEMSVDTSRAGVDGAVEEIARKLG from the coding sequence ATGCACTATACTGCCCACATGACTCCCGAGCACCAGGTGCTTCTCTCGGCGGTGGGGGCGGCGGTCCGCCGGCTTCGCGACGACCGGGCGATGACCCGGCGCGACCTGGCGGAGAGGAGTGGCGTCTCGGAGCGCTTCCTGGCGGAGCTGGAGAGCGGGCAGGGGAACATTTCCGTTGCCCGTCTGCAGGACGTGGCGCGGGCGCTGGGCTCCTCGGCGGGCGAGCTGCTCTTCGCCGCACAGCACGAGCGGACCGGCCGCGGGGTGGTGGCGCTCGTCGGGTTGCGCGGCGCGGGAAAGAGCACCATCGGCCGCGCGCTCGCGAGCCGGTTGCGGGTGCCGTTCGTGGAGTTGGATGCGCTGGTGGAGAAGGACGCCGGTCTGGCGCTCGAGGCGATCTTCCAGCTCCACGGCGAGGCGTATTACCGGCGGCTGGCGCGCGAGGTACTGACGCGTTTTCTTGCCGAGACGGATGCGGCGGTGCTGGCCACCGGAGGCGGCATCGTCACGGATCCGGGGTCGTTCAAGCTGCTGCAGAAGCGCTGCCGTACGGTCTGGCTGCAAGCCACGCCGGAGGAGCACTGGCGGCGCGTGCTCGAGCAGGGCGACGTCCGCCCCGGGGCGGCGAATCCGCAGGCGCAGGTGGAGCTACGGGCGCTGCTCAAGGCGCGTGAGCCGCTCTACGCGCAGGCGGAGATGTCGGTGGATACGTCGCGGGCCGGCGTCGACGGCGCGGTCGAGGAGATTGCCCGCAAGCTCGGGTGA
- a CDS encoding enoyl-CoA hydratase/isomerase family protein, with the protein MPLVNARTEGGIALLELNAPPANTYSYEMMRELDAQVLQARFDPGVHAIVITGASAGGKTEFFCAGADIKMLEGADPYFKYNFCLHANETLCRLEQTPKLVIAAINGHCVGGGLEIALACDLRIARANAGKIGLPEVTLGVLPGTGGTQRLARAVGRAKAIELMAEAATFPVEEARALGLVNTVVDVPAADFRGRALEYARKFVPPAKAARAVGFIKRAVTTGLEVGLEQGLALERELQQRLFEGQDAKEGLAAYNARRTPEFSGK; encoded by the coding sequence ATGCCACTCGTCAACGCCAGGACGGAAGGCGGGATCGCGCTCCTCGAGCTGAATGCGCCTCCCGCGAACACGTACAGCTACGAGATGATGCGGGAGCTCGACGCGCAGGTGCTGCAGGCGCGCTTCGATCCCGGCGTCCACGCCATCGTGATCACCGGCGCGTCGGCGGGCGGGAAGACAGAGTTCTTCTGCGCCGGGGCGGACATCAAGATGCTGGAAGGGGCGGATCCGTACTTCAAGTACAACTTCTGCCTGCACGCGAACGAGACGCTGTGCAGGCTGGAGCAGACGCCCAAGCTGGTGATCGCGGCGATCAACGGGCACTGCGTTGGGGGCGGGCTGGAGATTGCGCTGGCGTGTGACCTGCGCATCGCGCGCGCCAACGCGGGGAAGATCGGGCTGCCGGAGGTGACGTTGGGAGTGCTGCCGGGCACCGGGGGGACGCAACGTCTCGCCCGCGCCGTCGGGAGGGCCAAGGCCATCGAGCTGATGGCGGAGGCGGCGACGTTCCCGGTGGAGGAGGCGAGGGCGCTCGGCCTGGTCAACACGGTGGTGGATGTGCCAGCGGCGGATTTCCGCGGGCGCGCGCTGGAGTACGCGCGCAAGTTCGTCCCTCCCGCGAAGGCGGCGCGTGCGGTCGGCTTCATCAAGCGGGCGGTGACGACTGGGCTGGAAGTCGGTCTCGAGCAGGGTCTGGCTCTCGAGAGGGAGCTTCAGCAGCGGCTCTTCGAGGGGCAGGACGCGAAGGAGGGGTTGGCGGCGTACAACGCCCGCCGCACCCCGGAGTTCTCAGGGAAATAA
- a CDS encoding acetyl-CoA C-acyltransferase, producing the protein MDAVIIDAVRTPVGKLRGALSGVRPDDLGAYVIEQLLRRSPAVEPAAVDEVFFGCANQAGEDNRNVARMSLLLAGLPEHVPGVTVNRLCASGLEAAVQASRAIRLGEMDLCIAGGVESMTRAPWAVAKPTEGFAGGSLQTYDTALGWRFPNPKMAQRFPLESMGETAENVATKYRIPRAKQDEFALRSHQRALAAQEAGRYRAELLPVTVPGKQALVVERDEGPRADTSMEKLSKLKAAFRDGGTVTAGNSSSLNDGAAAILLASARKAAELGLKPIARVVAAASAGVDPREMGMGPVPATQKALKKAELSVGKLDLVELNEAFAAQSLAVIQELKLDPERVNVDGGAISMGHPLGMSGARILGHLAHALKARGGKYGLATLCVGVGQGVSVIVEAF; encoded by the coding sequence ATGGACGCGGTAATCATCGACGCGGTTCGCACGCCGGTGGGAAAGTTGCGCGGTGCGCTTTCCGGGGTCCGGCCGGACGATCTCGGCGCGTACGTGATCGAACAGTTGCTCCGGCGCAGCCCTGCGGTGGAGCCCGCGGCGGTGGACGAGGTCTTCTTCGGGTGCGCGAATCAGGCGGGGGAGGACAACCGCAACGTCGCGCGCATGTCGCTGCTGCTTGCCGGACTTCCCGAGCATGTTCCCGGTGTGACCGTCAACCGTCTCTGCGCCAGCGGGCTGGAGGCGGCGGTGCAAGCGTCTCGCGCGATCCGGCTGGGCGAGATGGACCTCTGCATCGCGGGCGGCGTCGAGAGCATGACGCGAGCGCCGTGGGCGGTGGCGAAGCCCACAGAGGGCTTCGCGGGCGGCTCGCTGCAGACCTACGACACGGCCCTCGGCTGGCGCTTTCCCAACCCGAAGATGGCGCAGCGGTTCCCGCTGGAGAGCATGGGAGAGACGGCGGAGAACGTGGCCACCAAGTACCGCATCCCGCGCGCGAAGCAGGACGAGTTCGCGCTGCGCTCGCACCAGCGCGCGCTGGCGGCGCAGGAGGCGGGACGCTACCGCGCCGAGCTCTTGCCGGTGACGGTTCCCGGCAAGCAGGCCTTGGTGGTCGAGCGCGATGAAGGGCCGCGCGCCGACACCTCGATGGAGAAGCTGTCGAAGCTGAAGGCCGCCTTTCGCGACGGAGGAACGGTGACGGCGGGCAACAGCAGCTCGCTGAACGACGGCGCGGCGGCGATCCTTCTCGCCTCGGCGCGCAAGGCCGCGGAGCTGGGATTGAAGCCGATCGCGCGGGTGGTGGCGGCGGCGAGCGCCGGAGTGGATCCTCGGGAGATGGGGATGGGACCGGTTCCGGCGACGCAAAAGGCGCTGAAGAAGGCGGAGCTGTCGGTCGGCAAGCTCGATTTGGTGGAGCTGAACGAGGCGTTCGCGGCGCAGTCGCTGGCGGTGATCCAGGAGCTGAAGCTCGATCCCGAGCGCGTCAACGTGGACGGCGGCGCGATCTCCATGGGGCACCCGCTGGGCATGAGCGGCGCGCGCATCCTCGGTCACCTCGCGCACGCGCTGAAAGCGCGCGGCGGAAAGTACGGGCTCGCCACCCTCTGCGTCGGAGTGGGCCAGGGGGTGTCGGTGATCGTCGAGGCCTTCTGA
- a CDS encoding peroxiredoxin — protein sequence MHLREGDPAPDFNLNGVPPGAYHLADQRGKVVVLAFYPGDFTPVCLRQLQHYEAQRERLVSTGATLWAISTDDLELHERMAKSYALSFPLLADLQGKVAALYGVRGLLGTARRSVFIVDAQGIIRYSKEEPLSLSYRSVDDILNALRDSGLLPAGQ from the coding sequence ATGCACTTGCGCGAGGGCGACCCTGCCCCCGATTTCAACCTGAACGGCGTGCCGCCCGGCGCGTACCACCTCGCCGACCAGCGCGGCAAGGTGGTGGTTCTAGCGTTCTATCCGGGAGATTTCACGCCGGTCTGCCTGCGCCAGCTGCAGCACTACGAAGCGCAGCGGGAGCGTCTGGTCTCGACGGGCGCGACGCTCTGGGCCATCTCGACCGACGATCTGGAGCTGCACGAGCGCATGGCCAAGAGCTACGCGCTGAGCTTCCCGCTGCTGGCGGATCTGCAGGGGAAGGTGGCGGCTCTGTACGGGGTCCGCGGCCTGCTCGGAACCGCGCGGCGCTCGGTTTTCATCGTCGATGCGCAGGGCATCATCCGGTACAGCAAGGAAGAGCCACTCTCGCTCAGCTACCGCAGCGTCGACGACATCCTCAACGCGCTGCGCGACAGCGGCCTGCTCCCCGCCGGTCAGTAG
- a CDS encoding ATP-sensitive inward rectifier potassium channel 10, protein MASPVPEDTGIDVVNAPKDVWSDVYHQLLRAPWSLTLLAIAGMVLAIDVLFALAFLLTGGIANARPGSFADAFFFSVQTLGTIGYGAMYPQSTAAHMVVTLESIASLVAVALATGIVFTKFSIPVARLEFARGVAIYLQDGVRTLAIRLANRRRNFIVEAQVRVTFIRAETTKEGIFFYRLYDLPLVRDRSSALGRSWLVLHRIIEGSPLENMTPESLRTADVELNVAVSGIDGTTYQTMHALHRYMPEDFRFGERFADMLSPKPDGRIQLDYTRLHDTVRATY, encoded by the coding sequence ATGGCCTCTCCCGTCCCCGAGGACACCGGCATCGACGTCGTCAACGCGCCCAAAGACGTCTGGAGCGACGTTTATCACCAGCTCTTGCGCGCTCCCTGGTCGCTGACGTTGCTCGCCATCGCCGGGATGGTCCTGGCGATCGATGTGCTCTTCGCCCTCGCCTTCCTGCTTACCGGCGGTATCGCGAACGCCCGGCCCGGGTCGTTCGCCGACGCGTTCTTCTTCAGCGTCCAGACGCTGGGAACCATCGGTTACGGAGCGATGTATCCGCAATCGACGGCGGCGCACATGGTGGTCACCCTCGAGTCGATCGCCTCGCTCGTCGCCGTCGCGCTGGCCACCGGCATCGTGTTCACGAAGTTCTCCATTCCGGTGGCGAGGCTCGAATTCGCGCGCGGCGTGGCAATCTATCTCCAGGACGGCGTGCGCACGCTGGCCATCCGGCTGGCGAACCGGCGCAGGAACTTCATCGTCGAGGCACAGGTGCGCGTCACCTTCATCCGGGCGGAGACGACGAAGGAAGGCATCTTCTTCTACCGCCTGTACGACCTGCCGCTGGTGCGCGATCGATCTTCCGCCCTTGGGCGGAGCTGGCTCGTGCTCCACCGGATCATCGAAGGCAGCCCACTCGAGAACATGACGCCCGAATCGCTGCGAACCGCCGACGTGGAGCTGAACGTAGCCGTCTCCGGCATCGACGGTACCACCTACCAGACGATGCATGCGCTCCACCGGTACATGCCGGAGGATTTCCGGTTCGGCGAGCGGTTCGCGGACATGCTCTCGCCGAAGCCCGACGGACGGATACAGCTCGACTACACCAGGCTCCACGACACGGTGCGCGCGACCTACTGA
- the erpA gene encoding iron-sulfur cluster insertion protein ErpA, with product METQTVHPQTENPSEVPTPVRLTDKAAAMVKETIEREGLQGSGLRVAVVGGGCSGFQYSLDIEKDERPGDMVFEIQGVKCFVDPMSSMYLLGVEVDYVEGQFGQSGFSFKNPNAKHTCGCGSSFSA from the coding sequence ATGGAAACCCAGACCGTCCATCCGCAGACCGAAAACCCCTCCGAAGTTCCCACTCCTGTCCGGTTGACGGACAAAGCCGCCGCCATGGTCAAGGAGACCATCGAGCGCGAGGGACTGCAGGGCTCCGGCCTGCGCGTCGCCGTCGTCGGCGGCGGGTGCTCGGGCTTCCAGTACAGCCTGGACATCGAGAAGGACGAGCGGCCCGGCGACATGGTCTTCGAGATCCAGGGCGTGAAATGCTTCGTCGACCCGATGAGCTCGATGTACCTGCTCGGCGTGGAAGTCGACTACGTCGAAGGGCAGTTCGGCCAAAGCGGGTTCAGCTTCAAGAACCCGAACGCCAAGCACACCTGCGGTTGCGGATCGTCGTTCTCGGCCTGA